In one Alnus glutinosa chromosome 14, dhAlnGlut1.1, whole genome shotgun sequence genomic region, the following are encoded:
- the LOC133857698 gene encoding nuclear intron maturase 4, mitochondrial isoform X6 produces MRLLGLSSVCKANLLKGKSARRLQSCTYYSSAAATNDDTDKGTEKMTLAKNLACLVEESSCVDERKPRSRMGLKRSFELHIKKRVKEQYMNGKFQNLMEKVIANPDTLQDAYNCIRLNSNVDISLNNDRASFETTAEELCSGSFDVNANTFSVSTKGARKETLVLPNIKLKIVQEAIRIVLEVVYKPHFSKISHGCRSGRGHSTALKYINKEISNPDWWFTFHINRKLDACVLAKIISTMEDKIDDPMFYDIIRNMFDAQVLNLEFGGFSKGHGLPQEGVLSPILINIYLDLFDREFYRLSMKYEALDPGFLSNQDGSYSKLRTWFRRQLKGNDLNCKSEKNVSIRVHSCRFMDEIFCAVSGSKELALSFKCEILNYLQNSLLLDVDNQTEVLPCEGPQGIRFLGYLVRRSIRESPAMKAVHKLKEKVNLFALQKQEAWNAGTIRIGKKCLGHGLKKVKESEIKHLADCNSILSQISRFRKAGMETDHWYKLLLKIWMQDVKAKTAKSEEIILSKYVAEPSLPQELMDSFYEFQRRAEEYVSSETASTLALLTNLNSSSKSDSITEIIAPVDAIKKRLLRYGLATYEGHPRTTSLLVLQDKDQIINWFSGLVRRWLRWCSQCDNFSDVKLLISDQVRKSCIRTLAAKYRIHENEIEKRFDSQLSRIPSTQEIEQEMENETSDTQAFDNDEALMYGISYSGLCLLSLARVVTQSRPCNCFVMGCPSPAPDVYTLHVMERQKFPGWKTGFSSCIHPSLNKRRIGLCKQHLKDLYLGHISLQSIDFGAWK; encoded by the exons ATGCGGCTCTTGGGGTTGTCAAGTGTTTGCAAAGCAAACTTGCTGAAAG GTAAGTCTGCTAGAAGATTACAATCTTGCACGTATTATTCTTCTGCTGCAGCAACTAATGATGACACTGATAAGGGCACTGAAAAAATGACATTGGCAAAGAACTTGGCCTGTCTTGTCGAAGAATCTTCTTGTGTTGATGAGAGAAAGCCCAGGAGTAGAATGGGGCTGAAGAGGTCTTTTGAACTCCACATAAAGAAGAGGGTGAAGGAGCAATACATGAATGGGAAGTTTCAAAACCTAATGGAAAAAGTGATTGCCAATCCAGACACTCTTCAGGATGCTTACAATTGTATAAGGCTAAATTCAAATGtagatatatcattaaataatgACAGAGCCTCTTTTGAAACCACGGCTGAAGAGCTTTGTAGTGGGAGTTTTGATGTCAATGCCAATACTTTCTCTGTCTCAACAAAGGGTGCAAGGAAAGAAACCCTTGTCCTTCCCAATATTAAGTTGAAGATTGTTCAGGAAGCTATCAGAATAGTTCTAGAAGTTGTTTACAAGCCCCACTTTTCTAAGATTTCTCATGGTTGTCGGAGTGGAAGAGGACACTCAACGGCATTGAAGTACATCAACAAAGAGATCTCTAACCCTGATTGGTGGTTTACCTTTCACATAAATAGAAAGCTCGATGCTTGTGTCCTAGCTAAAATCATTTCAACAATGGAGGACAAGATAGACGATCCCATGTTTTACGATATCATTCGCAACATGTTTGATGCTCAGGTACTCAATCTGGAGTTCGGGGGTTTTTCAAAAGGTCATGGTCTACCACAAGAGGGAGTGTTGTCCCCTatactaataaatatatatcttGACCTCTTTGACCGTGAATTTTACAGATTGTCAATGAAATATGAAGCTCTGGATCCAGGTTTTCTTTCTAATCAAGATGGGTCCTATTCCAAGCTGCGCACTTGGTTTAGGAGACAGCTGAAGGGCAATGATCTCAActgcaaaagtgaaaagaatgTTAGTATAAGAGTTCATTCTTGTCGTTTCATGGATGAGATATTTTGTGCAGTCTCTGGTTCCAAAGAACTTGCTCTCAGTTTTAAGTGTGAGATTCTAAATTACTTGCAGAATTCTTTGCTCTTGGATGTTGACAATCAAACAGAAGTATTACCATGTGAGGGGCCCCAGGGGATTCGCTTTCTGGGCTATTTGGTTAGAAGAAGCATAAGAGAAAGTCCTGCTATGAAGGCTGTTCACAAGTTAAAGGAAAAGGTTAATTTGTTTGCTTTACAAAAACAAGAGGCGTGGAATGCCGGGACTAttagaattggcaagaaatgtCTGGGTCATGGTTTGAAGAAGGTTAAAGAGTCTGAAATCAAGCATTTAGCTGATTGTAACTCTATTTTGAGCCAAATTTCCCGTTTCCGTAAAGCTGGGATGGAAACTGATCATTGGTACAAGCTCTTACTAAAGATATGGATGCAAGATGTTAAAGCCAAAACAGCAAAGAGTGAGGAAATTATCCTTTCTAAGTATGTTGCAGAACCATCCCTTCCCCAAGAACTGATGGACTCCTTTTATGAATTTCAGAGGCGTGCAGAAGAATATGTTTCTTCTGAGACAGCTTCTACTCTTGCTCTTTTGACAAATTTGAACTCCTCTAGCAAATCTGACTCCATCACTGAGATTATTGCTCCTGTTGATGCCATAAAAAAGAGGCTTTTACGATATGGATTGGCCACCTATGAAGGGCACCCTCGTACAACTTCTCTGCTTGTTTTACAAGATAAGGACCAGATTATCAACTGGTTTTCTGGTCTTGTCCGCCGTTGGCTTAGATGGTGTAGTCAGTGCGATAATTTTAGTGATGTAAAGCTCTTAATTTCTGATCAAGTTAGGAAATCTTGCATTCGTACTCTAGCAGCGAAGTACCGGATACATGAAAACGAGATAGAAAAACGGTTTGACTCACAATTGAGCAGGATTCCTTCTACTCAAGAAATAGAGCAAGAGATGGAAAATGAGACATCAGATACCCAAGCTTTTGATAATGATGAGGCTTTGATGTATGGGATATCTTATAGTGGCTTGTGTTTACTTTCTCTAGCAAGAGTGGTGACCCAGTCACGGCCTTGCAATTGTTTTGTTATGGGGTGCCCTTCTCCAGCACCAGATGTTTATACTCTTCATGTGATGGAAAGGCAGAAGTTCCCAGGCTGGAAGACAGGGTTCTCAAGTTGTATTCATCCTAGCTTGAATAAAAGACGGATCGGGTTGTGTAAGCAACATTTAAAAGATTTGTATCTTGGTCATATATCACTTCAGTCCATTGATTTTGGTGCCTGGAAATGA
- the LOC133857698 gene encoding nuclear intron maturase 4, mitochondrial isoform X3 codes for MEADWREEQTNLSELQKPTKIQAICTETLHARLILVYGSSCSPRVKRTMRLLGLSSVCKANLLKGAILQSVNLTRVISSFSTNIGKSARRLQSCTYYSSAAATNDDTDKGTEKMTLAKNLACLVEESSCVDERKPRSRMGLKRSFELHIKKRVKEQYMNGKFQNLMEKVIANPDTLQDAYNCIRLNSNVDISLNNDRASFETTAEELCSGSFDVNANTFSVSTKGARKETLVLPNIKLKIVQEAIRIVLEVVYKPHFSKISHGCRSGRGHSTALKYINKEISNPDWWFTFHINRKLDACVLAKIISTMEDKIDDPMFYDIIRNMFDAQVLNLEFGGFSKGHGLPQEGVLSPILINIYLDLFDREFYRLSMKYEALDPGFLSNQDGSYSKLRTWFRRQLKGNDLNCKSEKNNSLLLDVDNQTEVLPCEGPQGIRFLGYLVRRSIRESPAMKAVHKLKEKVNLFALQKQEAWNAGTIRIGKKCLGHGLKKVKESEIKHLADCNSILSQISRFRKAGMETDHWYKLLLKIWMQDVKAKTAKSEEIILSKYVAEPSLPQELMDSFYEFQRRAEEYVSSETASTLALLTNLNSSSKSDSITEIIAPVDAIKKRLLRYGLATYEGHPRTTSLLVLQDKDQIINWFSGLVRRWLRWCSQCDNFSDVKLLISDQVRKSCIRTLAAKYRIHENEIEKRFDSQLSRIPSTQEIEQEMENETSDTQAFDNDEALMYGISYSGLCLLSLARVVTQSRPCNCFVMGCPSPAPDVYTLHVMERQKFPGWKTGFSSCIHPSLNKRRIGLCKQHLKDLYLGHISLQSIDFGAWK; via the exons ATGGAGGCTGATTGGAGGGAAGAACAAACAAATCTTTCAGAGCTccaaaaacccacaaaaattcAAGCAATTTGTACAGAAACTTTACATG CTAGGCTGATTCTAGTCTATGGGAGTTCATGTAGTCCGCGAGTAAAAAGAACAATGCGGCTCTTGGGGTTGTCAAGTGTTTGCAAAGCAAACTTGCTGAAAGGTGCCATACTGCAAAGCGTGAACCTTACTCGAGTCATTTCGTCATTCTCAACTAATATCG GTAAGTCTGCTAGAAGATTACAATCTTGCACGTATTATTCTTCTGCTGCAGCAACTAATGATGACACTGATAAGGGCACTGAAAAAATGACATTGGCAAAGAACTTGGCCTGTCTTGTCGAAGAATCTTCTTGTGTTGATGAGAGAAAGCCCAGGAGTAGAATGGGGCTGAAGAGGTCTTTTGAACTCCACATAAAGAAGAGGGTGAAGGAGCAATACATGAATGGGAAGTTTCAAAACCTAATGGAAAAAGTGATTGCCAATCCAGACACTCTTCAGGATGCTTACAATTGTATAAGGCTAAATTCAAATGtagatatatcattaaataatgACAGAGCCTCTTTTGAAACCACGGCTGAAGAGCTTTGTAGTGGGAGTTTTGATGTCAATGCCAATACTTTCTCTGTCTCAACAAAGGGTGCAAGGAAAGAAACCCTTGTCCTTCCCAATATTAAGTTGAAGATTGTTCAGGAAGCTATCAGAATAGTTCTAGAAGTTGTTTACAAGCCCCACTTTTCTAAGATTTCTCATGGTTGTCGGAGTGGAAGAGGACACTCAACGGCATTGAAGTACATCAACAAAGAGATCTCTAACCCTGATTGGTGGTTTACCTTTCACATAAATAGAAAGCTCGATGCTTGTGTCCTAGCTAAAATCATTTCAACAATGGAGGACAAGATAGACGATCCCATGTTTTACGATATCATTCGCAACATGTTTGATGCTCAGGTACTCAATCTGGAGTTCGGGGGTTTTTCAAAAGGTCATGGTCTACCACAAGAGGGAGTGTTGTCCCCTatactaataaatatatatcttGACCTCTTTGACCGTGAATTTTACAGATTGTCAATGAAATATGAAGCTCTGGATCCAGGTTTTCTTTCTAATCAAGATGGGTCCTATTCCAAGCTGCGCACTTGGTTTAGGAGACAGCTGAAGGGCAATGATCTCAActgcaaaagtgaaaagaat AATTCTTTGCTCTTGGATGTTGACAATCAAACAGAAGTATTACCATGTGAGGGGCCCCAGGGGATTCGCTTTCTGGGCTATTTGGTTAGAAGAAGCATAAGAGAAAGTCCTGCTATGAAGGCTGTTCACAAGTTAAAGGAAAAGGTTAATTTGTTTGCTTTACAAAAACAAGAGGCGTGGAATGCCGGGACTAttagaattggcaagaaatgtCTGGGTCATGGTTTGAAGAAGGTTAAAGAGTCTGAAATCAAGCATTTAGCTGATTGTAACTCTATTTTGAGCCAAATTTCCCGTTTCCGTAAAGCTGGGATGGAAACTGATCATTGGTACAAGCTCTTACTAAAGATATGGATGCAAGATGTTAAAGCCAAAACAGCAAAGAGTGAGGAAATTATCCTTTCTAAGTATGTTGCAGAACCATCCCTTCCCCAAGAACTGATGGACTCCTTTTATGAATTTCAGAGGCGTGCAGAAGAATATGTTTCTTCTGAGACAGCTTCTACTCTTGCTCTTTTGACAAATTTGAACTCCTCTAGCAAATCTGACTCCATCACTGAGATTATTGCTCCTGTTGATGCCATAAAAAAGAGGCTTTTACGATATGGATTGGCCACCTATGAAGGGCACCCTCGTACAACTTCTCTGCTTGTTTTACAAGATAAGGACCAGATTATCAACTGGTTTTCTGGTCTTGTCCGCCGTTGGCTTAGATGGTGTAGTCAGTGCGATAATTTTAGTGATGTAAAGCTCTTAATTTCTGATCAAGTTAGGAAATCTTGCATTCGTACTCTAGCAGCGAAGTACCGGATACATGAAAACGAGATAGAAAAACGGTTTGACTCACAATTGAGCAGGATTCCTTCTACTCAAGAAATAGAGCAAGAGATGGAAAATGAGACATCAGATACCCAAGCTTTTGATAATGATGAGGCTTTGATGTATGGGATATCTTATAGTGGCTTGTGTTTACTTTCTCTAGCAAGAGTGGTGACCCAGTCACGGCCTTGCAATTGTTTTGTTATGGGGTGCCCTTCTCCAGCACCAGATGTTTATACTCTTCATGTGATGGAAAGGCAGAAGTTCCCAGGCTGGAAGACAGGGTTCTCAAGTTGTATTCATCCTAGCTTGAATAAAAGACGGATCGGGTTGTGTAAGCAACATTTAAAAGATTTGTATCTTGGTCATATATCACTTCAGTCCATTGATTTTGGTGCCTGGAAATGA
- the LOC133857698 gene encoding nuclear intron maturase 4, mitochondrial isoform X1 encodes MEADWREEQTNLSELQKPTKIQAICTETLHARLILVYGSSCSPRVKRTMRLLGLSSVCKANLLKGAILQSVNLTRVISSFSTNIGKSARRLQSCTYYSSAAATNDDTDKGTEKMTLAKNLACLVEESSCVDERKPRSRMGLKRSFELHIKKRVKEQYMNGKFQNLMEKVIANPDTLQDAYNCIRLNSNVDISLNNDRASFETTAEELCSGSFDVNANTFSVSTKGARKETLVLPNIKLKIVQEAIRIVLEVVYKPHFSKISHGCRSGRGHSTALKYINKEISNPDWWFTFHINRKLDACVLAKIISTMEDKIDDPMFYDIIRNMFDAQVLNLEFGGFSKGHGLPQEGVLSPILINIYLDLFDREFYRLSMKYEALDPGFLSNQDGSYSKLRTWFRRQLKGNDLNCKSEKNVSIRVHSCRFMDEIFCAVSGSKELALSFKCEILNYLQNSLLLDVDNQTEVLPCEGPQGIRFLGYLVRRSIRESPAMKAVHKLKEKVNLFALQKQEAWNAGTIRIGKKCLGHGLKKVKESEIKHLADCNSILSQISRFRKAGMETDHWYKLLLKIWMQDVKAKTAKSEEIILSKYVAEPSLPQELMDSFYEFQRRAEEYVSSETASTLALLTNLNSSSKSDSITEIIAPVDAIKKRLLRYGLATYEGHPRTTSLLVLQDKDQIINWFSGLVRRWLRWCSQCDNFSDVKLLISDQVRKSCIRTLAAKYRIHENEIEKRFDSQLSRIPSTQEIEQEMENETSDTQAFDNDEALMYGISYSGLCLLSLARVVTQSRPCNCFVMGCPSPAPDVYTLHVMERQKFPGWKTGFSSCIHPSLNKRRIGLCKQHLKDLYLGHISLQSIDFGAWK; translated from the exons ATGGAGGCTGATTGGAGGGAAGAACAAACAAATCTTTCAGAGCTccaaaaacccacaaaaattcAAGCAATTTGTACAGAAACTTTACATG CTAGGCTGATTCTAGTCTATGGGAGTTCATGTAGTCCGCGAGTAAAAAGAACAATGCGGCTCTTGGGGTTGTCAAGTGTTTGCAAAGCAAACTTGCTGAAAGGTGCCATACTGCAAAGCGTGAACCTTACTCGAGTCATTTCGTCATTCTCAACTAATATCG GTAAGTCTGCTAGAAGATTACAATCTTGCACGTATTATTCTTCTGCTGCAGCAACTAATGATGACACTGATAAGGGCACTGAAAAAATGACATTGGCAAAGAACTTGGCCTGTCTTGTCGAAGAATCTTCTTGTGTTGATGAGAGAAAGCCCAGGAGTAGAATGGGGCTGAAGAGGTCTTTTGAACTCCACATAAAGAAGAGGGTGAAGGAGCAATACATGAATGGGAAGTTTCAAAACCTAATGGAAAAAGTGATTGCCAATCCAGACACTCTTCAGGATGCTTACAATTGTATAAGGCTAAATTCAAATGtagatatatcattaaataatgACAGAGCCTCTTTTGAAACCACGGCTGAAGAGCTTTGTAGTGGGAGTTTTGATGTCAATGCCAATACTTTCTCTGTCTCAACAAAGGGTGCAAGGAAAGAAACCCTTGTCCTTCCCAATATTAAGTTGAAGATTGTTCAGGAAGCTATCAGAATAGTTCTAGAAGTTGTTTACAAGCCCCACTTTTCTAAGATTTCTCATGGTTGTCGGAGTGGAAGAGGACACTCAACGGCATTGAAGTACATCAACAAAGAGATCTCTAACCCTGATTGGTGGTTTACCTTTCACATAAATAGAAAGCTCGATGCTTGTGTCCTAGCTAAAATCATTTCAACAATGGAGGACAAGATAGACGATCCCATGTTTTACGATATCATTCGCAACATGTTTGATGCTCAGGTACTCAATCTGGAGTTCGGGGGTTTTTCAAAAGGTCATGGTCTACCACAAGAGGGAGTGTTGTCCCCTatactaataaatatatatcttGACCTCTTTGACCGTGAATTTTACAGATTGTCAATGAAATATGAAGCTCTGGATCCAGGTTTTCTTTCTAATCAAGATGGGTCCTATTCCAAGCTGCGCACTTGGTTTAGGAGACAGCTGAAGGGCAATGATCTCAActgcaaaagtgaaaagaatgTTAGTATAAGAGTTCATTCTTGTCGTTTCATGGATGAGATATTTTGTGCAGTCTCTGGTTCCAAAGAACTTGCTCTCAGTTTTAAGTGTGAGATTCTAAATTACTTGCAGAATTCTTTGCTCTTGGATGTTGACAATCAAACAGAAGTATTACCATGTGAGGGGCCCCAGGGGATTCGCTTTCTGGGCTATTTGGTTAGAAGAAGCATAAGAGAAAGTCCTGCTATGAAGGCTGTTCACAAGTTAAAGGAAAAGGTTAATTTGTTTGCTTTACAAAAACAAGAGGCGTGGAATGCCGGGACTAttagaattggcaagaaatgtCTGGGTCATGGTTTGAAGAAGGTTAAAGAGTCTGAAATCAAGCATTTAGCTGATTGTAACTCTATTTTGAGCCAAATTTCCCGTTTCCGTAAAGCTGGGATGGAAACTGATCATTGGTACAAGCTCTTACTAAAGATATGGATGCAAGATGTTAAAGCCAAAACAGCAAAGAGTGAGGAAATTATCCTTTCTAAGTATGTTGCAGAACCATCCCTTCCCCAAGAACTGATGGACTCCTTTTATGAATTTCAGAGGCGTGCAGAAGAATATGTTTCTTCTGAGACAGCTTCTACTCTTGCTCTTTTGACAAATTTGAACTCCTCTAGCAAATCTGACTCCATCACTGAGATTATTGCTCCTGTTGATGCCATAAAAAAGAGGCTTTTACGATATGGATTGGCCACCTATGAAGGGCACCCTCGTACAACTTCTCTGCTTGTTTTACAAGATAAGGACCAGATTATCAACTGGTTTTCTGGTCTTGTCCGCCGTTGGCTTAGATGGTGTAGTCAGTGCGATAATTTTAGTGATGTAAAGCTCTTAATTTCTGATCAAGTTAGGAAATCTTGCATTCGTACTCTAGCAGCGAAGTACCGGATACATGAAAACGAGATAGAAAAACGGTTTGACTCACAATTGAGCAGGATTCCTTCTACTCAAGAAATAGAGCAAGAGATGGAAAATGAGACATCAGATACCCAAGCTTTTGATAATGATGAGGCTTTGATGTATGGGATATCTTATAGTGGCTTGTGTTTACTTTCTCTAGCAAGAGTGGTGACCCAGTCACGGCCTTGCAATTGTTTTGTTATGGGGTGCCCTTCTCCAGCACCAGATGTTTATACTCTTCATGTGATGGAAAGGCAGAAGTTCCCAGGCTGGAAGACAGGGTTCTCAAGTTGTATTCATCCTAGCTTGAATAAAAGACGGATCGGGTTGTGTAAGCAACATTTAAAAGATTTGTATCTTGGTCATATATCACTTCAGTCCATTGATTTTGGTGCCTGGAAATGA
- the LOC133857698 gene encoding nuclear intron maturase 4, mitochondrial isoform X4 — protein sequence MRLLGLSSVCKANLLKGAILQSVNLTRVISSFSTNIGKSARRLQSCTYYSSAAATNDDTDKGTEKMTLAKNLACLVEESSCVDERKPRSRMGLKRSFELHIKKRVKEQYMNGKFQNLMEKVIANPDTLQDAYNCIRLNSNVDISLNNDRASFETTAEELCSGSFDVNANTFSVSTKGARKETLVLPNIKLKIVQEAIRIVLEVVYKPHFSKISHGCRSGRGHSTALKYINKEISNPDWWFTFHINRKLDACVLAKIISTMEDKIDDPMFYDIIRNMFDAQVLNLEFGGFSKGHGLPQEGVLSPILINIYLDLFDREFYRLSMKYEALDPGFLSNQDGSYSKLRTWFRRQLKGNDLNCKSEKNVSIRVHSCRFMDEIFCAVSGSKELALSFKCEILNYLQNSLLLDVDNQTEVLPCEGPQGIRFLGYLVRRSIRESPAMKAVHKLKEKVNLFALQKQEAWNAGTIRIGKKCLGHGLKKVKESEIKHLADCNSILSQISRFRKAGMETDHWYKLLLKIWMQDVKAKTAKSEEIILSKYVAEPSLPQELMDSFYEFQRRAEEYVSSETASTLALLTNLNSSSKSDSITEIIAPVDAIKKRLLRYGLATYEGHPRTTSLLVLQDKDQIINWFSGLVRRWLRWCSQCDNFSDVKLLISDQVRKSCIRTLAAKYRIHENEIEKRFDSQLSRIPSTQEIEQEMENETSDTQAFDNDEALMYGISYSGLCLLSLARVVTQSRPCNCFVMGCPSPAPDVYTLHVMERQKFPGWKTGFSSCIHPSLNKRRIGLCKQHLKDLYLGHISLQSIDFGAWK from the exons ATGCGGCTCTTGGGGTTGTCAAGTGTTTGCAAAGCAAACTTGCTGAAAGGTGCCATACTGCAAAGCGTGAACCTTACTCGAGTCATTTCGTCATTCTCAACTAATATCG GTAAGTCTGCTAGAAGATTACAATCTTGCACGTATTATTCTTCTGCTGCAGCAACTAATGATGACACTGATAAGGGCACTGAAAAAATGACATTGGCAAAGAACTTGGCCTGTCTTGTCGAAGAATCTTCTTGTGTTGATGAGAGAAAGCCCAGGAGTAGAATGGGGCTGAAGAGGTCTTTTGAACTCCACATAAAGAAGAGGGTGAAGGAGCAATACATGAATGGGAAGTTTCAAAACCTAATGGAAAAAGTGATTGCCAATCCAGACACTCTTCAGGATGCTTACAATTGTATAAGGCTAAATTCAAATGtagatatatcattaaataatgACAGAGCCTCTTTTGAAACCACGGCTGAAGAGCTTTGTAGTGGGAGTTTTGATGTCAATGCCAATACTTTCTCTGTCTCAACAAAGGGTGCAAGGAAAGAAACCCTTGTCCTTCCCAATATTAAGTTGAAGATTGTTCAGGAAGCTATCAGAATAGTTCTAGAAGTTGTTTACAAGCCCCACTTTTCTAAGATTTCTCATGGTTGTCGGAGTGGAAGAGGACACTCAACGGCATTGAAGTACATCAACAAAGAGATCTCTAACCCTGATTGGTGGTTTACCTTTCACATAAATAGAAAGCTCGATGCTTGTGTCCTAGCTAAAATCATTTCAACAATGGAGGACAAGATAGACGATCCCATGTTTTACGATATCATTCGCAACATGTTTGATGCTCAGGTACTCAATCTGGAGTTCGGGGGTTTTTCAAAAGGTCATGGTCTACCACAAGAGGGAGTGTTGTCCCCTatactaataaatatatatcttGACCTCTTTGACCGTGAATTTTACAGATTGTCAATGAAATATGAAGCTCTGGATCCAGGTTTTCTTTCTAATCAAGATGGGTCCTATTCCAAGCTGCGCACTTGGTTTAGGAGACAGCTGAAGGGCAATGATCTCAActgcaaaagtgaaaagaatgTTAGTATAAGAGTTCATTCTTGTCGTTTCATGGATGAGATATTTTGTGCAGTCTCTGGTTCCAAAGAACTTGCTCTCAGTTTTAAGTGTGAGATTCTAAATTACTTGCAGAATTCTTTGCTCTTGGATGTTGACAATCAAACAGAAGTATTACCATGTGAGGGGCCCCAGGGGATTCGCTTTCTGGGCTATTTGGTTAGAAGAAGCATAAGAGAAAGTCCTGCTATGAAGGCTGTTCACAAGTTAAAGGAAAAGGTTAATTTGTTTGCTTTACAAAAACAAGAGGCGTGGAATGCCGGGACTAttagaattggcaagaaatgtCTGGGTCATGGTTTGAAGAAGGTTAAAGAGTCTGAAATCAAGCATTTAGCTGATTGTAACTCTATTTTGAGCCAAATTTCCCGTTTCCGTAAAGCTGGGATGGAAACTGATCATTGGTACAAGCTCTTACTAAAGATATGGATGCAAGATGTTAAAGCCAAAACAGCAAAGAGTGAGGAAATTATCCTTTCTAAGTATGTTGCAGAACCATCCCTTCCCCAAGAACTGATGGACTCCTTTTATGAATTTCAGAGGCGTGCAGAAGAATATGTTTCTTCTGAGACAGCTTCTACTCTTGCTCTTTTGACAAATTTGAACTCCTCTAGCAAATCTGACTCCATCACTGAGATTATTGCTCCTGTTGATGCCATAAAAAAGAGGCTTTTACGATATGGATTGGCCACCTATGAAGGGCACCCTCGTACAACTTCTCTGCTTGTTTTACAAGATAAGGACCAGATTATCAACTGGTTTTCTGGTCTTGTCCGCCGTTGGCTTAGATGGTGTAGTCAGTGCGATAATTTTAGTGATGTAAAGCTCTTAATTTCTGATCAAGTTAGGAAATCTTGCATTCGTACTCTAGCAGCGAAGTACCGGATACATGAAAACGAGATAGAAAAACGGTTTGACTCACAATTGAGCAGGATTCCTTCTACTCAAGAAATAGAGCAAGAGATGGAAAATGAGACATCAGATACCCAAGCTTTTGATAATGATGAGGCTTTGATGTATGGGATATCTTATAGTGGCTTGTGTTTACTTTCTCTAGCAAGAGTGGTGACCCAGTCACGGCCTTGCAATTGTTTTGTTATGGGGTGCCCTTCTCCAGCACCAGATGTTTATACTCTTCATGTGATGGAAAGGCAGAAGTTCCCAGGCTGGAAGACAGGGTTCTCAAGTTGTATTCATCCTAGCTTGAATAAAAGACGGATCGGGTTGTGTAAGCAACATTTAAAAGATTTGTATCTTGGTCATATATCACTTCAGTCCATTGATTTTGGTGCCTGGAAATGA